TCGTCAGACGCTGGTCCCAGGGGGAAAGCATGTTCTTTCTCGTCCACCACCAGGACAATGCCAGCAGAACGGGAGAAAAGACCGTCGTCACCAACCCCATGCCGAAAAATATTACATAAAACGACCGGGTCAACATGCGCATCAAACGGAGTTTCCCCCCATCCATCATCACCACGCGCAAACCGAGCAGAGCCTTGCCCGGAGTCGTCCCCCACAAAGACAAAGACACCGCCTCCAGCAACACCACCGGCAACCAAATAAGAGCATTGAAAAAAGAAAGATGAAACTCGCTGAACGACAAGCGTAAGAAAACAATGTAGAGCAACAGGTAAATCAACAAATCAATGATCCGTGCCATAAAACGAAGCTCGGGAGAAGCGAGCTCCACCCGGCGCTGGACATCGACCTTCCCGAATTCGTCCATACGCTCCAAAGGGATTGCTCCCTCTACGTCAGCATCGGAAGTTTGAACATCGGAGACATGTCCGAATTCTCCATCCGGTTCAGCCTCCTCCAATTCCCGTGAGAACCGGGTCAGGAAAAAATCCTTCAACTCCGGCAAATCCTTCAGAGGCATCCAAGACTTGCATCCACGATGCCACCCCATCGTATCGGCATCCAGTTCGCCACGTTCCACCATGGACATAATCTCCACAGCAGGAACGGGATCCTGTTTCTGTTGCCCGATTGCGTAATAAATATCCATAATCGCGTTCTAAAATCGTTTTTCTCAATCCCGGTTACATGCTTCGGAGAGCTTTCGCAGGATCCTGGTAGGCAGTCAGCACGGCAGGTACCACCGATGCCACGACAACCATCACAAATGCCTTCACCGACTGATTCAGCAATTCCGCAGGATTGATCTCCGCCGGAATCTCCACCCCGTGGAAATCCATCGGAAACGGATCAATACCGATCGTCTTTAGGAATATGTGGATCTGCACCCGGTAATGCAACACCAGCAACGCCAAAGCCACCCCCAACGCCGCCCCGGCAATACCGATAATCACCCCTTGCCACAGGAACACCCGCACGACCTGCCAGGGAGTAGCCCCCAAAGCCTTCATCAGGGCCAGTTCCTTCTTCCTCTGGATCGATACGGTAAACATCACCGCCATAATGCAAAAGGCAGCAATCATCCCGATAAAGGAGAGAACAAACCCCATCATCATGCGTTCCTGCTGAATCAACTTGAACCAGGAACTGTACTTGTCCATCCACGATTCAATGCCCCAACCGGAACTACCTTCATACGTTACAGGCAGGGCATGCTCCACATCGGCAGTCACCTGGGCAAGATCGTAGGGATTCTTCGTCCTGATCGCAATCGCCTGCACGTAATCATCCTCAAATCCCTGAAGCTCCTGACCAATCTCAAGCGGTATAAAAAGATCCGGACAAGTCACATGCTGGGACGCCTGATAGATTCCGATCACCGTCAGATCCTTCGGCAAAATAAGACTCTTGATCATGCGGACGCTGTTAATATCCTCCTTGTCCTTGTTCACCGACTTCAATGCCGAAACCATCGCCTTCAACTGACCGGAGACATTGGCAGGAAAAGTCAGTTCGCCCGCGACATCATCTCCGAAAGCGTCTTCCGGCAACACATCCAACACCTTTCCGATAGCCTCAGCCTCCACCTGTAGCCGGGGAGATCCATCCAGTTTCTGCAATAAAGACACCGCTTCCCTGACATCCGATCCGTTCCAGACAACGCCATCTTTTCCGTTGGGGCGCTTCTTGTCGGCAAGAGAGAGCAACCGGTCGAGTTCCGTTTCAAACCTCGTCGCAAGCAATGGGCGATCCATCTGTGAAAACGCACGCACTGCATCTCCATAATTACGCGTGGTAAACACGCGCAGCTTGTCATTAACCGATAAGCCCAGCATCCGGGCCACCGTTGAAGAAACCACCGCATTCTCGCCCAACCCGAGATCAAACGACCCCGAGCTTAACAACGGAGCAAGCTCCGCCATCTGCTCCTTGTTTTCCGTATCCAGAGCCCGGAACGAACATGGTCTTTGGGCACCGTTCACATCCACCAGGGCATAATCCTCCACCAGGGCATAAGTCGATTCTACCCCCGGCACCT
This is a stretch of genomic DNA from Akkermansia sp. N21116. It encodes these proteins:
- a CDS encoding RDD family protein; translation: MDIYYAIGQQKQDPVPAVEIMSMVERGELDADTMGWHRGCKSWMPLKDLPELKDFFLTRFSRELEEAEPDGEFGHVSDVQTSDADVEGAIPLERMDEFGKVDVQRRVELASPELRFMARIIDLLIYLLLYIVFLRLSFSEFHLSFFNALIWLPVVLLEAVSLSLWGTTPGKALLGLRVVMMDGGKLRLMRMLTRSFYVIFFGMGLVTTVFSPVLLALSWWWTRKNMLSPWDQRLTTLVEIRRRVSPFRIVAVLALALLLIEGSGQLLVPWTDSITAAMEETFRMMQEGR
- a CDS encoding FtsX-like permease family protein; protein product: MKNFLSRHMSLSLALRYLNPLRTYFSVITLICLLGVSLGVMVLIIVLSVMGGLQKELQERLLAYSPHLQMNYYAVPGLRGAIGDWRTLEETINKVPGVESTYALVEDYALVDVNGAQRPCSFRALDTENKEQMAELAPLLSSGSFDLGLGENAVVSSTVARMLGLSVNDKLRVFTTRNYGDAVRAFSQMDRPLLATRFETELDRLLSLADKKRPNGKDGVVWNGSDVREAVSLLQKLDGSPRLQVEAEAIGKVLDVLPEDAFGDDVAGELTFPANVSGQLKAMVSALKSVNKDKEDINSVRMIKSLILPKDLTVIGIYQASQHVTCPDLFIPLEIGQELQGFEDDYVQAIAIRTKNPYDLAQVTADVEHALPVTYEGSSGWGIESWMDKYSSWFKLIQQERMMMGFVLSFIGMIAAFCIMAVMFTVSIQRKKELALMKALGATPWQVVRVFLWQGVIIGIAGAALGVALALLVLHYRVQIHIFLKTIGIDPFPMDFHGVEIPAEINPAELLNQSVKAFVMVVVASVVPAVLTAYQDPAKALRSM